One window of Schistocerca cancellata isolate TAMUIC-IGC-003103 chromosome 9, iqSchCanc2.1, whole genome shotgun sequence genomic DNA carries:
- the LOC126101512 gene encoding endoplasmin-like encodes MRIVVLFVFLFLVHEIRANDESHVQLDLDIGASREALRTDDEVIKREEEAIKTDGLNVSQVKQMKEAVQKFTFQAEVSRMMKLIINSLYRNKEIFLRELISNASDALDKIRLLSLTDDSALSATNELVIRIKIDQDDRIIHITDTGIGMTRKDLINNLGTIAKSGTSDFFGRMQNSSFTKEEMSDLIGQFGVGFYSSFLVADKVVVKSKHNDDKQYIWESDAGSFSIAVDPDGDSLKRGTTVSLHLKEDAYEYTDRETVKKLVQKYSQFINFPIYLWHQKTVEEKVIETPMKETKTTEDDLGVEEEVQENEAITVKKLVDDWELLNVDKPIWTRKPSEVQNEEYYEFYKALTRDTKNPLAKMHFAVEGDVAFKAVLFIPQEQPEEILKNYGKWTDNIKFYVRRVFITDEFKDMLPDYIQFVKGVVDSDDLPLNVSRETLQQHKLIKVIQRKLIRKALDMMLQLEKEDYMKFWKEYSTNIKLGVLEDSINRAKLAKLLMFHSSYSNNMTTLSEYVERAKPNQDQIYYIAGATLEDLQTSPLVEGLLRRGYEVLYMIEAVDEYCINKLPEFGMKRFQNIAKEDFIMPIAEDDNVDWEKITEEYEPLIHWLERDALKEKIQRAKISQRLMESPCALVASVFGYTGNMERLAVSTAHRKSYQNDNRSKIKTKKIMEINPHHELIRELHRRFEYQPGDETVKQMAIMLYRLAALKSGYMLDDTFAFSQEVENMMVKLLGTGEFKEDSGRIKTGSTENEDIHEEL; translated from the coding sequence atgcgtaTCGTGGtgctctttgtttttctttttctagtGCATGAAATTCGCGCGAATGACGAAAGTCATGTTCAACTTGATTTGGATATTGGCGCAAGCAGGGAAGCATTGAGAACCGACGATGAAGTTATCAAACGAGAAGAAGAAGCAATCAAAACTGATGGCCTTAATGTGTCACAAGTAAAGCAGATGAAGGAGGCGGtacaaaaatttacttttcagGCGGAAGTTAGCCGGATGATGAAACTTATAATTAATTCCCTGTATCGCAATAAGGAAATATTTTTAAGAGAGCTTATTTCCAATGCTTCTGATGCACTTGATAAAATTCGTCTTTTGTCCCTGACAGATGATTCTGCCCTGAGTGCAACAAATGAGCTGGTCATTAGAATAAAGATTGACCAAGATGATCGGATTATTCATATCACTGACACTGGGATTGGGATGACAAGGAAAGACCTCATAAACAACCTTGGAACTATAGCGAAGTCCGGAACTTCAGATTTCTTTGGTAGAATGCAAAATTCATCTTTCACAAAAGAGGAAATGAGTGACCTGATTGGACAGTTTGGTGTTGGGTTCTATTCTTCTTTTCTTGTTGCTGATAAGGTGGTGGTGAAGAGTAAGCATAATGATGACAAGCAGTATATATGGGAATCAGATGCAGGAAGCTTTTCcatcgcagtggatcctgatggtgACAGTTTGAAACGAGGAACCACAGTAAGTCTTCATCTGAAAGAAGATGCTTATGAATACACAGATAGAGAAACTGTCAAAAAATTAGTTCAGAAATATTCACAGTTTATAAACTTCCCTATTTACCTTTGGCACCAAAAGACTGTAGAAGAAAAAGTCATTGAAACTCCTATGAAGGAAACAAAAACAACAGAAGATGATTTGGGCGTGGAAGAAGAGGTGCAAGAGAATGAAGctataactgtaaaaaaattggtAGATGACTGGGAGCTACTAAATGTTGATAAGCCCATCTGGACTAGGAAGCCATCGGAAGTGCAAAATGAAGAGTACTATGAATTTTACAAAGCACTGACAAGAGATACGAAAAATCCGTTAGCAAAAATGCATTTTGCAGTAGAGGGTGATGTTGCTTTCAAAGCTGTTCTGTTCATCCCACAAGAACAACCAGAAGAGATTCTAAAAAATTATGGGAAGTGGACAGATAATATCAAGTTTTATGTACGTCGGGTGTTTATAACAGACGAGTTCAAAGACATGCTCCCAGACTATATACAATTTGTGAAAGGTGTTGTTGATTCTGATGACCTGCCACTTAATGTATCTCGTGAAACACTTCAGCAACATAAGTTAATAAAAGTCATTCAGAGAAAACTTATTCGGAAAGCACTTGATATGATGCTTCAGCTTGAAAAGGAAGAttacatgaaattttggaaggaataCTCTACTAACATCAAACTAGgagttcttgaggacagtattaatcGAGCAAAATTGGCGAAACTTTTAATGTTTCATTCTTCTTATAGCAATAATATGACAACCTTGTCAGAATACGTAGAAAGAGCAAAACCAAATCAGGATCAGATCTATTACATTGCAGGGGCTACACTGGAGGACCTGCAAACATCACCTCTTGTGGAGGGTCTCCTCAGAAGGGGCTATGAAGTTCTGTATATGATTGAAGCAGTAGATGAGTACTGTATAAACAAATTGCCAGAATTTGGGATGAAACGATTCCAAAATATAGCCAAAGAAGATTTTATAATGCCGATAGCAGAGGACGATAACGTAGACTGGGAAaaaattacggaagaatatgaaCCACTCATCCATTGGTTAGAAAGAGACGcattaaaagagaaaatacaacGCGCAAAAATTTCTCAAAGACTCATGGAATCTCCTTGTGCTCTGGTAGCTAGCGTATTTGGCTATACAGGGAACATGGAACGCTTGGCTGTATCAACAGCTCACAGAAAATCATATCAGAATGACAACagaagcaaaataaagacaaagaaGATAATGGAAATCAATCCCCATCATGAATTAATTAGGGAGTTACATAGACGATTTGAATACCAACCAGGAgatgaaactgtgaaacaaatggCCATTATGTTATACCGTCTTGCTGCTTTGAAGTCTGGATATATGTTAGATGATACCTTCGCATTTTCTCAAGAAGTAGAAAATATGATGGTAAAACTACTTGGCACTGGAGAGTTCAAGGAAGATTCTGGAAGGATCAAAACCGGCAGTACTGAAAATGAAGATATTCATGAAGAGTTATAA